Within the Sphingobium baderi genome, the region AACCGATTGGACCTCGATCCCCAATGCCTCAGCTATCCTTTCCTGAGGCACGCCGCGCTCCATCGCGCGGGCGATCATCCGATGCTCCTGAACGGGCGGCAGGCGGTTGATCCGCTTGTTGTAGGTATAGGTTTCCTCGTCTCGCCCGATCAGACATTCGACCGTGGGAACGCCGAGTTCCTTGAGCACCTCGATACGCAAATGGCCGTCGAGAAGAAAATAGCTTCCGGAGTTCTGCGGATCGGGGATGACCACCGGAGCTTCCACCAGGCCGACCGCTTTTATAGAGCTGACGATCTGCGCATACTTCCTGCTTTGATGAACCCCTTCGCGGAGCTTTTTGAGCGGCACGATGGCTTCGATGGGGACCGTCACGCATTCCCGGTCGAATGCAAGCGCCACTCGCCCGTTGGCAACGGCGGCACCGTCTCCTTCGGTGCGCGTGGGCCAGTCACTCATCGACATGACCGGCCATCCGTGATTGCAGGGCTCGCGGCATCTTCTCGAGTCTTTCCGCCCGCAGCAGTGTGCTGAACCCATCATCGGCAAGAAGGTCCTTCATCGCTTCAACGATGAAAAGCAGCTGCGTCTGAGCATAATCCGACTTCTTGACGAGCAGGCGCTGCTTCTCTGCCTCGCGCTGATAAATTTCCATCAGGTCGTTGGCGGTCAGGCGCCGATTGCCGCCCTTCTGCCCAAGCCGACCTCGGGGTAGTCCTTTGTTTCGATTACGGGCCCGCAAGTCGAGAAGCCGGCGCATCGCAGCGAGCTTCTTTCCGCGAAGATTCCCTTTATCATACGCGTCCAGGAGCACATCCTGCGCATCATCGGCTTCGGAGCGGGCGATCTCCATGGCGAGCGTGATCGGGATCAGGCCTGTCTCGACGGCTGCGAGCAGGCGTTCCTCACCGCGCTCCAGCAACGACAGCACCAGGCTGACCCAAGAGGAACTGACGCCGATCTTTTGGGCGATTTCTGTTTCATTATGCCCTCGTGAACGTAGGGCGCCCACTTCCTTCATGACGTCGATGGGACGCTGCACCGGGCGAGCAATGTTCTCCACCAGGCTCATGACCAGACAATCACTCTCCGGCGCTTCGATAACCACAGCCGGGATTTCCGTCTGCCCAAGCATCTGAAAGGCATCGAGGCGACCTTCGCCGCAAACCAGATCATAGCGCGGGCCTCCCGGACCGGTTCGACGGCTGACCGTTATGGGGCGTTTGAGTCCGATGGCCTCGATGTTGTTCACGATTTCCCGGTGCTGCCGCTTGTTTCGTGCTCGCGGGTTCAGCACGGTGATCTTGGAAATCGGTATCATCTCGATGTTCTGGGGAAGTGATGTGATCATCAGGCGGCCTCCGCAATGCTGACTGGGGCTGCGATCTCGTAGAGATAGTCGAGGCTTTCGAACCGGTAGGCATCGAGGGACAGGCCGTTCTCTTCGGCAAGCCTCACGCGGTCGGAAGCGATATCGATCCTGGGAAACAGATAATAATCCAAAGGCGCACGGTTCGCGGAATCCATCCGCACCACGATGGTGATGTCGGTGCCGAGGGATGTGTCAAAACGCAGTTTCCACCGGAGCAAACCGGTGGGTGTCGAGGTGCAGCGGACGATGACCAGGCTGACGCTGAATTCGTCATTGACGATGATGCGATCGGTTTCGTCCTCTTGCTGGATTTTGCTGCCCATGCCCCGAAAGCCGTCGAGCACCTCATCGAGAACGTCGGGATGGAGATTGCGCAGGAAGCGGTTGATCTCGACATAGCGATAATCGCGATCTGGCCTGAATCCGACCAGGCTGTAGGCGCGCAAGAGGCTACCGAACCGGGAACTGAAGGCACTGCTCGACGGCATTCCGTCACATTCGTCGATGATGATTCCGGAGAGCAGCCCCTCGCGTTCGTAAAGCTCGCGAAGGGTCAAGAGCATCTCATCATCGGAAAGGCGGAAGGAGCGCGCATTGATGATCGCCCGGGCTGCCTCGAAAATATCCCTTTCGATAATCGCCTCGAAGACCCCTTGGGCCCGGATCCACATGTCGGGATCGTTGCGGACACGCTTTTTCTTCAGCTTGAAGGAGCGCCGGTTCCAGACATTGTCGCCGACGTATTTCTCATTGATCAGCAATTGGTGGATCGTTCCTCGCGTCCAGGTGCGACCAAGGTCCGTTGGAATGCCGCGACGGTTGAGGTCATCAGCTATGTCCTGCTCACCTCGCTTGTCGTGGACGAAGGCGCGATATACATCGCGAACGATTGCGACTTCCTCGTCCGGGCCGGGTGTGAGGATCACCCGATCCGTCTGGATGCTTTTGTGTTCGCCGCGAGCAAGAGCGGCTTTGACGTTCCCATGTTCGTCGATCAGAGTTCGACGAAGCCCAAAGCCTGCGGGGCCTCCCTGCCGGTAGCCTTTCTCGATCAGGCGCCCCTGGCCTGCGAACACCTTGGTGGATAGTTCGCGGCTGTACTCCCCAGCCATGGCGCGTTTGACGCCTTTGACGATTGTGGAGACCGGGCTTCCGTCATTCTCGAACTGCTCGGCGCAATACTCGACAGCGATCCCGGCCCGTTTGCAGATATATTCGTAATAGGCGCTGTCAACGGCGGAGCAAAAGTCGGCCATTCGGCGGCGTAAAACCAGGCCATCGTGTTACATGCCGGGGGGAGTGGCGTGAGGGCGTAGCCCGAGGGCCACTCCCCCCGGCATTGGTGTAATTTTCAGGGTCTGGTTTTGGCCTTGCGGGCCCGGCTGTGCGCGAGGCGATAGCTTTCGCCGTTCATCTCGAGGATGCTGACGTGATGGGTCAGGCGATCGAGGAGCGCGCCTGTGAGACGCTCAGATCCGAAGGTTTCGGTCCATTCGTCGAAGGGCAGGTTGCTGGTGATGAAGGTGGAGCCGCGTTCGTAACGCTGGGAGATCAGCTCGAACAACAGTTCGGCGCCGGTCTTGGAGAGCGGCACAAAGCCCAGTTCGTCGATGATGAGCAGCTTGTATCCGGCCATCTGCTTCTGGAAGCGCAGAAGACGGCGCTCGTCGCGGGCCTCCATCATTTCGCTGACCAGCGCTGCCGCGGTGGTGAAGCCCACCGACAGTCCTTTCTGGCATGCTGCCAGTCCGAGCCCCAACGCTACGTGCGTCTTTCCGGTGCCTGATGGCCCCAGAGCGATGGCGTTCTCACGCCGCTCGATCCACTCGCAGCGCGCCATCTCGAGCACCTGCATCTTGTTGAGCCTGGGGATGGCGGCGAAGTCGAAGCTGTCGAGGCTTTTGACGGCGGGGAAGCGCGCGGCCTTGATGCGCCGCTCGACCATGCGACGCTCCCTGTCGATCATTTCCATCTCGACGAGGCGGGCGAGGAAGCGGATATGATCGACGCCTTCAGCGGCACATTGCCGCGCGAGCTTGTGATGCTCACGCAGGCACGTAGGCAGCTTGAGCGCCTTGAGATGGTGAGCGAGAAGGATCTCCGGGGCCTGATCGCTCATGCGGCCTCCTGCCGGTCGGAGAGCAGGCTCAGATAGGCTCTGGCAAAGGTCTTCTCGACCGTGGTGCGTGGCAGGAAGGGATAGACGTCCAGGTCCAGCCTGGGCGGTACGCGTTCGATCCGGCACAGGACGAGGTGCTTGACGGCATCGAAGCCGATGGCGCCAAGATCGATGGCCTGTTCGACCGCCGCCTGGAGATCGGCGAGGGTGAACGTTTCCAGCAGGCGCAGTACCTGCACATATTCGCGCCTGCCATGTTTGTGCATGCGCCCTTCCATCAACCGCTGCAGTGTCGTGAACGCTTCGGGCAGGTCCCAGCCCTGCAAAGGCGCAGCCTGGTCGAATGCGTTGATCTTCTGCTCGATCAGCGGGAGATAATGGAGCGGGTCGAAGACAACCTCCTCGCGGGCATAGCAACGAGGATGACGGGCGATGACTTCGCTGCGGCAGCCGATCACCACCTCATCGACATAGGCCCTGATCCAGACCTCCTGATGGCCCCAGGCCACCGGAACCGAATAATCGTTGGTCCTGTAGCGCACCAGGGATTGCGAGGAGACCCGCCCGCCTTTCTGATCGCAGGCCTCGAAGGGTGTAGCGGGCAGAGGCTGCATGGCCGCGAGATCGCGCTGCAGCCGCTCACCGATCGTCTCGCTCTGCCCGCGCACCTTGTCCTGCTGGCGCTTGCGGCATTGCTCCTCCAGCCACAGGTTGAACGCCTCCCAGGTCGGGAACTTCGGGATCGGCACCATGAAGTTGCGCCGGCAATAGCCTACCAGCCCCTCCACATTGCCTTTCTCGTTCCCCTTGCCCGGGCGAGCATAGCGGTCGCGGATCACGTAATGTGACAGGAAAGCGCTGAACAGCGTGGCACGCTGCCGCGTGCCGTCGGGCAGGATCTTCGTCACAAGGCAGCGATCGTTGTCATAGACGATCGAGCGCGGTACCGCGCCGAAAAACGCGAAGGCATGCACGTGTCCGTCCACCCAGGCCTCCGCCACCGCCGCCGGATAGGCCCGCACATAGCAGGCATCACTGTGCGGCAGATCGAGCGCGAAGAAGTAGGCCTTCTGCTCCACCCCGCCGATCTCCACCAGCGCTTCCCCGAAATCGGCCTGCGCATCTCCCGCAGGGTGCGCCAGCGGCACGAACATCTCCCGGCTGCGCTGTTCGCGCTCCCGGATGTAATCCTTGATGATCGTATAGCCGCCGGTGAAACCATGCTCGGTGCGCAAACGGTCGAATACCCGCTTCGCCGTATGGCGTTGCTTGCGCGGGACACTGCGGTCACCCTCAAGCCATCCATCAATGATCGCCACAAACCCGTCCAGCTTCGGGCGCTGCGGTACGGACTGGCGCCGGTAACCCGGCGGCGATGAAAACGACAGCATCTTGCGTACCGTTTCGCGCGACACATTGAAACGCTTCGCCGCCGCCCGTTGGCTCATGCCATCCGCGCAAGCCAGACGGACCTGAAGATAAAGTTCCACGCTGTAGATCCCCACACCTCCCTGACTCGGCAGAAAGGCTTCAAGGTGGACGACTTTTACGCCGCCCGCAGCAGGACTATCCCGCCGCTACCGTGGTCGAATATTGCTCCGCCGTTCTCAGAAGTGGGTGCGCTGGTCGCTTTCCTGTGTTCTCAGGATGCGGGCTATATTACCGGTCAGTATATCGTTGTCGATGGTGGCTATATGCAGGCCTATCACTGAGGGCGTTTGAGGATGGATCTACGGATCGCCTAATTCCGCCATGACGGCAGTTCTGCGGCAATGCCATGCTTCGGCTAATCGGGTGTTGGCGCGGAGGACTCCTCGCGTTCGGGAAGCTTGCCCTGATTGATGGCCCAGATCGCCGCCTGCGTACGGTTGTCGACTTGAAGCTTACGCAGGATGGCCTTGACATGCGCTTTCACCGTCGCTTCCGCCACGGCCAGCCTGCTTGCGATATCCTTGTTGGCTTCCCCTGCGGCAAGGCAATGGAGAATCTGGATTTCCCGTTCGGACAGGTCGGGCCTCGCGTCGCGGGCATGCATGTCCTGAAGAGTCGATGGCGGGGCGTCAGCGGCCAGATGCTGGATGATTTCGGAGGGCATGACCTTCATCCCTGTCGCGATCAGCCGGACCGCGCACAATAAAGGTTCCGCCGCCATATGGGTGGACAGCAGGCCGTCTATGCCAATGGCAAATGCCTGCTTTGCAGTGTCGATGTCACAAGCATCGCACAACAGGACAATGCGCGCGGTCGGCAAAGCGGCTCGCAGCGCGCCGCAACGGGGCAGGATGGGGGGCACGGAGGGACTGTCGATAAGGACCATCTGATCGGGGCCGTCCCTCCAGTCCGGGAAATGCGTTTCCACATGGCCGGACAGAACGCGCTCGATAACGAAATCCGCCTCCATCAGGATATGACGCAAACCGAAACTGTCGATTTCGTTGCGACCCCAAATGGAAATGTGAAGCGCGCCGTTCATGACGAACGTCGTCGGGAAACAGCGTCTGGTGGCTGGATTGGCATCTTGATATATCAGGACCGCTCTGGATTGATGGTGCCAAAAGACTAGCCCACGCATCGGTTCGTCGTGAGCAGACTTCGGCATTACCCCGAATGACAGACAGTTTGCCGAGAGCCGCAAAGAGCGGCAGCGGCCGCCCGCGTCCTCCACCCCGCAGCATATGTCCCTTTGCATGCAGCATCATAATGCCAAGGACGTAGCCCCTATGCGCCCGGACGTCGGCCCCAATTGCTTTTGAAGCCGCTCCTGTCCCGGCCCACAATATGCACCGCAATCATTGCGCCCCATCCGTCAGACCAGGGATAGACCATCGTGAACTCCAGAGCAGACATGACGCTTGCCTTGCCTTCGCCCGATGTCCATCCGGGCGCACGTATACCCTCTGGCGGACCGCTTATGGGGCTGGAGCAAATCGCCAATGTCTTCCGCCGAAGACGCATCCTGATATTGGGCATCGTCGCGGTCGTGCTGGCGTCCACGGCGCTTATCGTCTTCACGCAAACGCCCATATATGAAGCGAAAGCCACGCTGCGGATGGACGTTCCGGTCGCGGCCGACGGCAGCGACCGCGTCCAGCAGAGCGCGGAAAGCGAAATGCAGATCGAAACGGAAATCCGCGCCTTGTCGTCGCATGATCTGGCGGCCGCCATGGTCCGGGATCTGGAACTGCTCGACAATCCTGCCTTTTCCGGCCGGAAGATGAGCAAGGGACGCACCGCCCGTGCGTCCCAGTTCCGCATAGACAATGCCGCGGAACAGCTTCTGTCGATGGTGACCGTCCAGCGGATTCCCCATACCCAGCTCATCACCGTGACCGTCCGGTCGCCCCATCCCAAATTCGCCGCCATGATCGCCAACCGCTATGTGCATGTGCGTCAGATGAACAGCATGGTGGATCGTCTGCAGAGACAGGAAGGCATCGTCGCGGCGCTGGCAGAGCGGACGAACAAGGCAGGCGAGGAACTGCGTCACGCGGAACAGGCCGTTGCGGACTATCGCAATGAGCATCGCATGCTGGGTGGAGGCGACAGCACGAACGCGCTGGCCGGCATCACCCAGTTGGCGGCCGAAACAGTGTCCGCCGCCAGTGCGCGCGCCGCAGCCGCGGCAAAGGCGGCTGGCGTCAGTGCCGCGGCCGCGATGCGACCGGGGCCGGAAAGCGCCACCTCTCCCCTGCTGTCCGCGCAACAACAGCGCTATGCCGATCTGATGCAGCGCAAGGCGGAACTGTCCGGCTTTTACGGATCGGGCCATCCCGCCCTTGCCAATGTGCTGGCACAGATCGACGAGGTGAAGCGCACGATGGAGGCTGAACGGCTGCGGGTCCGGCAACGGGCAGCCGCCGACGCGGCGATCGAAGCCTCTCATGAAAGCACGCTCGCGCGCAGCGACGCGCAGGGCGCGGCGGCCCGTGAATCGGTGCTTCAGAGCAATCTGGCCGCGCTTACCACCAAGGCCTATCAGAATAATGAGGCGGGCGTTAAGCTCGCTGAACTGGAGCGCGCCGCGGAAACCCAACGCGGCCTCTATCTGGGGTTGTCCGGGCGTCTCAAGCAATTGGGGGCGGCGCTGGTGTCGGGAACCGGCCTGGTTCTGCAATCGACCGCGCCCATTCCCCAAAACCCGATCAGCCCGACCCCGCGCAAGACTATGATGGCCGCATTGATGGGATCGACCATATTGGCCTTTGGCTGCGCGTTCGTGCTGGAACTGACCGACAGGCGGCTACGCAGTGCGGAGCAAATCTGGCGGCTGTTCGGTCTGGAAAGCTTTGCCATGATCCCGATGCTGCGATCCGGCGTGGAAAAGGACACGGCGGCAAAACTCATAGCCGAACGGCCAAGCTCCCTGTTCGTCGAATCCGCCAGGATGATGCTGACCGAAGTGATGCGGCAACGCCGGGGCAATGGCGCACAGGTGGTGCTGGTCACGTCGCCGCTGCCAGGGGATGGCAAAACCTCGGTCGCCTATAGTCTGGGCGCGGCCGCCATCGCGGCGGGTAGCCGGGCGGCCGTCGTGGAATTGGACCTGTGGCAACGCGCGCCCGCTGCGAATGACGAGCATGAGACCATCGACCTCATCGCTTATCTGCAGGGTGAATCGCGCGTGCGCGGACTGCTCACCCAGGCTTCCAGTCCGACGCAAAATGCCCTCACGGTCTTTGCGTCCCATGAACAGACGCGCGATCCCAGTACCGTTATTTCCTCGTCCCAGCTTGCTTCCCTGTTCGAGGATCTGCGCGCGCGCATGGATCTGGTCGTGATCGATGCGCCCCC harbors:
- a CDS encoding recombinase family protein; the encoded protein is MADFCSAVDSAYYEYICKRAGIAVEYCAEQFENDGSPVSTIVKGVKRAMAGEYSRELSTKVFAGQGRLIEKGYRQGGPAGFGLRRTLIDEHGNVKAALARGEHKSIQTDRVILTPGPDEEVAIVRDVYRAFVHDKRGEQDIADDLNRRGIPTDLGRTWTRGTIHQLLINEKYVGDNVWNRRSFKLKKKRVRNDPDMWIRAQGVFEAIIERDIFEAARAIINARSFRLSDDEMLLTLRELYEREGLLSGIIIDECDGMPSSSAFSSRFGSLLRAYSLVGFRPDRDYRYVEINRFLRNLHPDVLDEVLDGFRGMGSKIQQEDETDRIIVNDEFSVSLVIVRCTSTPTGLLRWKLRFDTSLGTDITIVVRMDSANRAPLDYYLFPRIDIASDRVRLAEENGLSLDAYRFESLDYLYEIAAPVSIAEAA
- a CDS encoding response regulator transcription factor, which translates into the protein MNGALHISIWGRNEIDSFGLRHILMEADFVIERVLSGHVETHFPDWRDGPDQMVLIDSPSVPPILPRCGALRAALPTARIVLLCDACDIDTAKQAFAIGIDGLLSTHMAAEPLLCAVRLIATGMKVMPSEIIQHLAADAPPSTLQDMHARDARPDLSEREIQILHCLAAGEANKDIASRLAVAEATVKAHVKAILRKLQVDNRTQAAIWAINQGKLPEREESSAPTPD
- the istB gene encoding IS21-like element ISSsp5 family helper ATPase IstB; this encodes MSDQAPEILLAHHLKALKLPTCLREHHKLARQCAAEGVDHIRFLARLVEMEMIDRERRMVERRIKAARFPAVKSLDSFDFAAIPRLNKMQVLEMARCEWIERRENAIALGPSGTGKTHVALGLGLAACQKGLSVGFTTAAALVSEMMEARDERRLLRFQKQMAGYKLLIIDELGFVPLSKTGAELLFELISQRYERGSTFITSNLPFDEWTETFGSERLTGALLDRLTHHVSILEMNGESYRLAHSRARKAKTRP
- a CDS encoding SDR family oxidoreductase — protein: MDDFYAARSRTIPPLPWSNIAPPFSEVGALVAFLCSQDAGYITGQYIVVDGGYMQAYH
- a CDS encoding GumC family protein codes for the protein MNSRADMTLALPSPDVHPGARIPSGGPLMGLEQIANVFRRRRILILGIVAVVLASTALIVFTQTPIYEAKATLRMDVPVAADGSDRVQQSAESEMQIETEIRALSSHDLAAAMVRDLELLDNPAFSGRKMSKGRTARASQFRIDNAAEQLLSMVTVQRIPHTQLITVTVRSPHPKFAAMIANRYVHVRQMNSMVDRLQRQEGIVAALAERTNKAGEELRHAEQAVADYRNEHRMLGGGDSTNALAGITQLAAETVSAASARAAAAAKAAGVSAAAAMRPGPESATSPLLSAQQQRYADLMQRKAELSGFYGSGHPALANVLAQIDEVKRTMEAERLRVRQRAAADAAIEASHESTLARSDAQGAAARESVLQSNLAALTTKAYQNNEAGVKLAELERAAETQRGLYLGLSGRLKQLGAALVSGTGLVLQSTAPIPQNPISPTPRKTMMAALMGSTILAFGCAFVLELTDRRLRSAEQIWRLFGLESFAMIPMLRSGVEKDTAAKLIAERPSSLFVESARMMLTEVMRQRRGNGAQVVLVTSPLPGDGKTSVAYSLGAAAIAAGSRAAVVELDLWQRAPAANDEHETIDLIAYLQGESRVRGLLTQASSPTQNALTVFASHEQTRDPSTVISSSQLASLFEDLRARMDLVVIDAPPVLAVRDASNMACFADVNLLVVRWGHTTVEEAADSLVALRSPVDGVVLNAVDYPRHARGHYGDLVQYFNRAGAYYERDDELIQASFLDKLKEKIRRPRAA
- the istA gene encoding IS21 family transposase yields the protein MELYLQVRLACADGMSQRAAAKRFNVSRETVRKMLSFSSPPGYRRQSVPQRPKLDGFVAIIDGWLEGDRSVPRKQRHTAKRVFDRLRTEHGFTGGYTIIKDYIREREQRSREMFVPLAHPAGDAQADFGEALVEIGGVEQKAYFFALDLPHSDACYVRAYPAAVAEAWVDGHVHAFAFFGAVPRSIVYDNDRCLVTKILPDGTRQRATLFSAFLSHYVIRDRYARPGKGNEKGNVEGLVGYCRRNFMVPIPKFPTWEAFNLWLEEQCRKRQQDKVRGQSETIGERLQRDLAAMQPLPATPFEACDQKGGRVSSQSLVRYRTNDYSVPVAWGHQEVWIRAYVDEVVIGCRSEVIARHPRCYAREEVVFDPLHYLPLIEQKINAFDQAAPLQGWDLPEAFTTLQRLMEGRMHKHGRREYVQVLRLLETFTLADLQAAVEQAIDLGAIGFDAVKHLVLCRIERVPPRLDLDVYPFLPRTTVEKTFARAYLSLLSDRQEAA
- a CDS encoding plasmid partitioning protein RepB C-terminal domain-containing protein, with protein sequence MITSLPQNIEMIPISKITVLNPRARNKRQHREIVNNIEAIGLKRPITVSRRTGPGGPRYDLVCGEGRLDAFQMLGQTEIPAVVIEAPESDCLVMSLVENIARPVQRPIDVMKEVGALRSRGHNETEIAQKIGVSSSWVSLVLSLLERGEERLLAAVETGLIPITLAMEIARSEADDAQDVLLDAYDKGNLRGKKLAAMRRLLDLRARNRNKGLPRGRLGQKGGNRRLTANDLMEIYQREAEKQRLLVKKSDYAQTQLLFIVEAMKDLLADDGFSTLLRAERLEKMPRALQSRMAGHVDE
- a CDS encoding plasmid partitioning protein RepB C-terminal domain-containing protein, translated to MMGSAHCCGRKDSRRCREPCNHGWPVMSMSDWPTRTEGDGAAVANGRVALAFDRECVTVPIEAIVPLKKLREGVHQSRKYAQIVSSIKAVGLVEAPVVIPDPQNSGSYFLLDGHLRIEVLKELGVPTVECLIGRDEETYTYNKRINRLPPVQEHRMIARAMERGVPQERIAEALGIEVQSVRKKFRLLDGICSEVVETLKDTNCSMKVFDVLRRMSTLRQIEAADLMIGQNNFTVMFARAVLAATPEDQLAKPPPRKNGATPNPNRQQIARMERELAVLQTRIKSVEDSYGIDNLHLTLARGYLAKLLGNAAIVRWLSHHRQEYLAEFQRVAEIDTLAGASEPA